DNA sequence from the Bdellovibrio bacteriovorus genome:
CGCACTCATCCTTCGGTATTGGAAGCGGCCGTCATTGGCGTTCCTGACGAAAAATGGGGCGAGGTGGGTAAAGCTTTTATTGTGGCAGGCCAAGGAAGCCTGACCGCGGATGAGCTGCACCAACACTGCGTTCGAAATCTGGCAAAATTCAAAATCCCTAAGCATTTTGTGTTTTTACCGTCCTTACCTAAGGGCGATAGCGGCAAGATTCTGAAGCGCAAATTGATGGAATTGGCTCCCAACTAGCTTTCCGTTGATAATATCATTCCAATTTTGCATTGCACTTTTCGATGTGATGGCGTTTATATTCGGCCATCTCGGAGGATATATGAAGAAGTTTTTAGGCTTCCTGGTTATCGCGACTCTTTCTTTGACGGCTCAAGCTGACGAGTACTTCGTTGGTGGCCGCGATTTCTACGATACGATGGAACAATACAACCAGGCTTGCGACGATGTTTGCGAAAAACCTTTTTTCCACACGGTTGTTTACTCAAACGGAAAATCATCTGGTTTATTGACGAAGTACGACCTGGATCGTTTGAATAAGATCATGATCCACCAATCCAATATCTGGGCGGACACTATTCTTGAAGGCGACTATCAATCCGAAGGTGACACGCGTTTAGACGAAGTGGTTGCGATCTTTAAGTCTTCAAATCTTATTGGCTACAAAATCACATATTCTGAAAAAGCCTGGGATACGGCTTCTTGTGACTTCGACTATGAAGATGAAAGCGAAGACAAGTACCAGGATTGTACTGAAGGTCGTATTGTAGAAAGTTCTTTCGTCAGCAAGGATTTCAAAACTTACTTCCGCGACGACAATGCCATGGCAGAGTTCTTTGAATAAGACTCGACTTTAGAAGGAGGCTGAAAAACCTCCTTTTCTGTTCTCAGCCCCTTCTGAAAATTTAATCTAAAATCACTGTCTCAATTTTAGAATTCCCTCCTGAAAACCTAAACTTTTTCGAATAGATAACCGAATTACAAAGAATGAAACGTCTCTCCGTTTTATTCGCAATAATTTTGGTAGTGTCGGCATGTACTAGCGCTCAGCGAACACCGAGTTCTGTCGTCTATGATGATCAACGTGTGAATCGCATCCAAGAAATCGATTTGGAGCTTTCTAAGTTCTGGAACAATGATTGGAGAGCGAATCAAGAGTTCTTCCAGACACAAACAGGTCTGAACGCGCCTCAAGCTTTTGATGGTCGTATGTATCAGGATCCGCATGTGCGCGATCAAGTCGAGCGTCTTTGGAAAGAACGCCAACAAGAAGTCGATGTGCTGTCATCAAAACTTTCTCTGCGAGAATGGGACGGCTTAGGGCCTTGGTTTTCAGCGTCTTTCCGTTCCCCGCTCTTTGAAAAAGAAGAGATCGTTGAAATCACGAACATGAACGAATTTAAGAGCGAGGATATTAAAGAGACAAACGCTTTCCCGCTTGAGCATCGCTTTTATTCCAACTATTCACTGCGCCTGATGAACAACTTGCCGGTCGAAACGACACCGTTTGCTGGCGACAGACAGGACCAGCGTCAAAAGTATCTGAAGGCTCGATTAGATTGCGATGGCGATATTATCTATAAGTCAGGTTTTCTCTTCTTCCAAAACGAAACGCGCGGTCGTGTTTATGAATTCAATTGGTATTTCAATAAAGAAAACGGCCAGCGAGTTTCGGTAAAACTTTCTTCGGGCGTAAGAAGCTGTCAGCTTAGATACTATGATCCAGATAAAGATCGTAAGTGGACTCACACGATCAAGCTTGTCGACATTGCGATGACGACACCAGAGTGGATTAAGCTCACAAATCAGATCGACGTCTGTGCTCGTCCTGTTGGAAATTTTGGCGGCAACAATGTCACAAATTTCTTCTGGCAGCAGGATTATCTGTTTACGACTTGCCCACAAAGCTTTGATAAGTTGATCAACTTGCGCGATCCGTATCTTTCGATGAATCGTCGTGTGCTTTCATTGACCGGATCACCTTTAGCCCGCAAAGATTTTAATGAAAAGAATCCCATGGCGGCTTTGAATTTCGATAAAGCTCCCAAGTTTGATATTATTTGGGTTTCTTCTTTGAATTTCTCTGCTGACTTCTATGGAATGGTTCTGGCGCGGGCCCTTCGTCATCACGCAGAGCGCGGCACACAGATTCGGGTTCTAGTGCCTGAAGTGACCATGACCAAAAAGGATAAGCGTATTCTTGAGTGGTTGGCGTTTGGAATGCCTAACGTCAAGGTTCAATACTACAAGTATCGTTTGTCGGAAGCGAAAGATGGTTCATGGCTTGATAAATTTCATCGCGTGAACCACACGAAGATTGTTATGGGTTATTCTTCAACGAACTGGAAGGACAGCTTCTTGATCACGGGTGGAAGAAACATTCGTGACTCTTATATCTTCAGCGATACTCCGTTTTACAAAGCCTATAAGTATTTAAAAAACTACGGTGAAGGCGAAGAGCCTTACATTTACTATAACGACTTCGAAGTTGAAATGCGCGGTCACCCGTTCATTCAATCCGTAATGGCACAGATGCTGTCATTCTGGATGCGTGATCCGGTTTCAAATCGCTTTCGCTCTACGAACGTGAATATTCCACAAGCGGCTTCGCAAAGTCAGGTCTTGCGTTTGACGGCTTTACCAAATTTATATCCTTTGGTTCGCCATGTGATGTCGCTTCCTTTCTTTGATGGCTTCCAGCTCGAGAAGTTCTACATCAATATGATTGATTCCGCTCAATCCGAACTGTTATTGACGACACCTTATTTCCGTCCTTCTGTGGCGATCAGTGCGGCTTTGGATCGTGCCGTCCAACGTGGAGTCAAAGTGAAGATTTTGACTCGCATCCACTTGGCGGGTGACGGTACTCCTCAGATCGCGGAAGACGTAAATAAAGAAGGAATCAATCGTCACTTAAAGAATGTCGAAATCTACGAGTGGACGGATTCGCGCTCAATTATGCACGCGAAGATTTTGGTGATTGATAAAAAGCTGAGCTTTATCAGCAGCGTGAATTTGAATCGTCGAAGCTTTATTCACGACACCGAAAGTGGAGCTTTGATTTTGCACGAACCTACCGCGCTTGATATGCGTAAAGAAGTCTTAGACTTCCTGAAAGGTGGTCGTCGCATCACTCAGACGGAAAAAATTTCTTGGATCAATGGCACCTTGATCGACTGGGCGGATTCGTACTTCTAAGTTCCACCGCTCGGCCTAGGGCCTAGGTCGAGCTTTTCTTTTCAGCACTTTCTATTCACAGATTTGAAAATAAAGTTCGTGTAAACTGAGGACTATGTATAAATTGTTTTTCCTCATTTCCGCTGCCATCGCCCTTGTGTCTTGCCAGCAAGGTCCTTCGTTGGGACCCGGAGATGATGATCATTTGGCCAGTGCCGCCGAAACCGATTGCGGCTTCATTCAAAATAGTTATGGTCAACGCGTATCCTGGAAACTCAATATTCCCGTCGTTTTACAACTTCATAGCGAATACCCGCCCGAGTATGACGAGGTGATTAAGCGGGCCGCTCAGCATTGGAATGATGCTGCCGGCATGACGCTTTTCCGCTTTGATAGAACAGGGGCTAATCTTGGCGCCGAAGTTACTCGGAACGCCACGAATACTGTTCACTGGATGAAGACGTGGCCGGAAACCCAAAAGACCCTGCAAGCCGTGACGAATCTTTATTGGCGGGGAAATCAAATTTATGAATCTGATATTGCTGTTGATCATAAGTATTTTAACTTCTTCGTAGACAACGCCACAACACCCTATGATGTTCATTTGGAAAGTCTTTTGATCCATGAATTAGGGCACGTGCTCGGATTAAAACATCGCACTGTACCTAGTGTAATGTGGTCTACATTAAACGGCGCCGTGAAACGAGATTCATTAACTACAGCCGATCGTGAAACGATCAAGTGCGAGTATTAAGATGAAAAAAGAAAAAACGAATCTGCAAAAAATGTCGCGCATGATAAGCCTGGTGCTTTTAATGGCCGCATTGCCTTTCGGTGTTTTACTTCTTAATAAAAAAGTGAATCAGCTCCGTGGTGTCGCCTCTTCGGAAGAGGGTGCCGCTGTCAACGTTACGACGTTTGATTATGATTTGACTGAAGCGTCCCCTGAACAATTTAAAAAAGCGTTTAAGTACCAAGTTTTAAAAGAGGCTTCGGTCATTTCAACGCCCCAAGGACCGGCAATGCGTCTGGGACTTTTCTTGATGAAGAATGAATCCGGAAGCAAGGTTTTTGCCTGCGAACAATATCCTACCGTGGATTTGATTTTCGCCGCTGAAGGAATCGCGTTTTCTGGAGAAATTCCGCAAATGATCGTGCGTGTGCCCTGCACGGTCGCCGCCGACCAACGCCACATTGATACTTTGCCGATTCCTTTTGCAAAGATCATTAAAAGTCCGACCTCGCAGTATGAGTTTTCAACTTCTGCCGAAGGTTCCCGAGAAGAAGGAAAGATTTTTTTCCGCCACGTTGTCGAGTTTTGGCCGACGGAATGGACCTGGACAGGTGTGAAGTTTTATGGAGTGAATCCCGAAGATACTTTGCAGATCAACGGGTACGAAGTCATTTCGGTTCTGGGCGAACCACTTATCTTAAAAGTTAGCGAATAGATTCAAATTCAGGTACGTAGCGGACCTTGTCTTCACCGCGAGCTTTCGCTTCGTAATCGCTATACTCTTTGCGGTGTTGTTCCACTTCTTTAGCGATTTGCTCATCGATTTCTTTATTCTTCTGATCATTGATAGCGTCAACGGCCATCGCCGTTTTCGTGACTTCGGGTTGAGAGATATCACCTACATAAATGGCGTTGCCGTTAAAGAATTGAACTTCTTTTTCAAAGCGGATGCGATCGTCATAGAAAACATAGGTCCAACGATCTTTGCCATGATAGCGTTGGGTGCGAGAGGGACTTCCCATTAAATCAAGAACGTCATCTTTTTCCATGCCGGGTTTTACTTCGCCAAACTGCTTTAGCATTGACGTCTGACAGGCTGTCGTCAAAAGACCGATTATCACGACAGGAATAGCCAAATAACGGAGCATAGTTCCCCCATCCTTCTATGCTACTAGTTTACTAAGAAGCTTGAAAGGCCGCCACTTTCTTTTGTCTCATTTTAATACAAAAAGAAGCGGCCGAAGCCGGGGGTTAGATTTCCCCCCGGCTCTTTCTTGCCATATGAACTTTGGCGTCCAGATGTATTTTCTTCCATCTTTTCTTTTCCTCCGCCATTTTCGCGGGATCCAATCGACGCTCCTGATAAGACGCTTCCTTTTGCAGTTTCAAATAGCTTTCCCATCGGTCGGGATCTAAATCTCCGTTGGATAAAGCATTTTGAATAGCGCAACCGGGTTCTTGATTATGGGCGCAGTCCCGGAATTTACATTGCGCTGAAAGGGACAGGATATCCGAAAATAATTCCTGCACGCCTTCTTCTTGATCATGCAATCCCAACTGCCTCATACCCGGAGTGTCCATCAAAACAGCGCCTTCTTTCAGTCGAAACAAAGCACGAGATGTGGTGGTATGGCGGCCGCGATCGTCGTCTTCCCTAGCGCTTTGAGTTTTAAGAACTTCTTCACCCAGAAAGAAGTTCGTTAATGTGGATTTTCCAACCCCGGAAGATCCCATAAGAACGGCCGTTTTTCCTGGTTTAAGATATTTTCTTAAGCCCTCACACGTCTGCGGTTCAAAAACACTGACGGCGTAAATCGGAACGCCGATATAAGTATTTTCAAGATCATGCAAAATACTTTCGGCATCTTCCACCAAGTCCGCTTTGCTTAAAACAATCACCGGCGAAGCCCCGCTATCCCACGCAATACTCAAGTATCGATCCAAACGATTGACGTTCAGATCGCGATTGAGCGACGTCACGATGAAGACAACATCGACATTGGCCGCGACGACTTGCACCCCCTGCCCCGGATCGCGACGATAGAAACACGTGCGACGATCTAAGACTTTTTGGATAAGTGCTTTATCTTGATGCTCTTCCATACGGCAAAGCACCCAGTCACCCACTGCGGGAAATGCGCCGGGCGCATGGGCGAAATCATGACGAAAGCGTCCTGATACTTGCGCCAGAAGACTGGTCGATTCACCGAATGTCACACGGTAAAGGTCTCTTTCCTGACCGATCACACGCGCCAGCTTCAGTTCGTCTTCTTTGTTTTCAATTTGTAGTTCAAAAAATAAATCCCATCCCCAAGAATTGAGGTGTGAGTACGAATTCACGCAAAAACTCCAATAGTTTTTCAAGTTAATAGAAAAATGGAGCTCTCGTGGATTTGAATTGTCTTAGGAATTTAAAACTAAGCGAATAGACCCAGAGAGCTGTTGTTTGATTTATTGAATTTTACAATCATAGGCCCTCCTGGTTCGTGAATATGAATCTATCTTGCGGGAAGACGGCCTCTTCGTCAAGCGGGCGTCCCATTCTATGTCATAATTACTTCAATAAAGAATAAAACCTGCGGAAGGCCTGAGGTGCTTGGACCAGACCCTTTTTGGGATTGATGGCATCGCCAAACTCCGCTGGATCAGCTTTTTCTCCATTAATGTAAAGTTCTGTCTGCGTGTTCGTAGTGACCGCGACAATGCGAAGAGCTCCCCGCAAGGTTTGCAGATCCATTAAATACTGCATCTGCATTTCGCCAGTGGCACTATTTACACTCATCTGTAGTTTCAACGGACCACTGACTGTGTCGCCATCAGCAAGTTTCACGGCCACTCGTCCCGCGCCGCTGATCTTCATCACCATCGACATTTTTTCTTTTTCAATTTTAACATCGGCATTACCTACGGAGATCAGCTCTAAAACATACTGATCCACCTTTGTGGATTCGCGTAGCACAGGATCTTGAATAACACTGGACACTTTCTGTTTGAGGGTCACTTGATTAGAGATCTCCGCAGTTTGCGATGACTTATCAGCGCGTACG
Encoded proteins:
- a CDS encoding phospholipase D-like domain-containing protein → MKRLSVLFAIILVVSACTSAQRTPSSVVYDDQRVNRIQEIDLELSKFWNNDWRANQEFFQTQTGLNAPQAFDGRMYQDPHVRDQVERLWKERQQEVDVLSSKLSLREWDGLGPWFSASFRSPLFEKEEIVEITNMNEFKSEDIKETNAFPLEHRFYSNYSLRLMNNLPVETTPFAGDRQDQRQKYLKARLDCDGDIIYKSGFLFFQNETRGRVYEFNWYFNKENGQRVSVKLSSGVRSCQLRYYDPDKDRKWTHTIKLVDIAMTTPEWIKLTNQIDVCARPVGNFGGNNVTNFFWQQDYLFTTCPQSFDKLINLRDPYLSMNRRVLSLTGSPLARKDFNEKNPMAALNFDKAPKFDIIWVSSLNFSADFYGMVLARALRHHAERGTQIRVLVPEVTMTKKDKRILEWLAFGMPNVKVQYYKYRLSEAKDGSWLDKFHRVNHTKIVMGYSSTNWKDSFLITGGRNIRDSYIFSDTPFYKAYKYLKNYGEGEEPYIYYNDFEVEMRGHPFIQSVMAQMLSFWMRDPVSNRFRSTNVNIPQAASQSQVLRLTALPNLYPLVRHVMSLPFFDGFQLEKFYINMIDSAQSELLLTTPYFRPSVAISAALDRAVQRGVKVKILTRIHLAGDGTPQIAEDVNKEGINRHLKNVEIYEWTDSRSIMHAKILVIDKKLSFISSVNLNRRSFIHDTESGALILHEPTALDMRKEVLDFLKGGRRITQTEKISWINGTLIDWADSYF
- a CDS encoding matrixin family metalloprotease; amino-acid sequence: MYKLFFLISAAIALVSCQQGPSLGPGDDDHLASAAETDCGFIQNSYGQRVSWKLNIPVVLQLHSEYPPEYDEVIKRAAQHWNDAAGMTLFRFDRTGANLGAEVTRNATNTVHWMKTWPETQKTLQAVTNLYWRGNQIYESDIAVDHKYFNFFVDNATTPYDVHLESLLIHELGHVLGLKHRTVPSVMWSTLNGAVKRDSLTTADRETIKCEY
- the bamE gene encoding outer membrane protein assembly factor BamE domain-containing protein translates to MLRYLAIPVVIIGLLTTACQTSMLKQFGEVKPGMEKDDVLDLMGSPSRTQRYHGKDRWTYVFYDDRIRFEKEVQFFNGNAIYVGDISQPEVTKTAMAVDAINDQKNKEIDEQIAKEVEQHRKEYSDYEAKARGEDKVRYVPEFESIR
- the rsgA gene encoding ribosome small subunit-dependent GTPase A — its product is MNSYSHLNSWGWDLFFELQIENKEDELKLARVIGQERDLYRVTFGESTSLLAQVSGRFRHDFAHAPGAFPAVGDWVLCRMEEHQDKALIQKVLDRRTCFYRRDPGQGVQVVAANVDVVFIVTSLNRDLNVNRLDRYLSIAWDSGASPVIVLSKADLVEDAESILHDLENTYIGVPIYAVSVFEPQTCEGLRKYLKPGKTAVLMGSSGVGKSTLTNFFLGEEVLKTQSAREDDDRGRHTTTSRALFRLKEGAVLMDTPGMRQLGLHDQEEGVQELFSDILSLSAQCKFRDCAHNQEPGCAIQNALSNGDLDPDRWESYLKLQKEASYQERRLDPAKMAEEKKRWKKIHLDAKVHMARKSRGEI